The proteins below come from a single Sorghum bicolor cultivar BTx623 chromosome 4, Sorghum_bicolor_NCBIv3, whole genome shotgun sequence genomic window:
- the LOC8062824 gene encoding AIG2-like protein D, with translation MASPPPVAAAAGPHSVFVYGTLIAEEVVRVLLGRAPPSSPAILADHRRFSIRGRVYPAILPARGHAVSGKVLKELTDRELHVFDMFEDEEYVKTTVEVSLADAQEKSIACAYIWGNERDPDLYGEWDFEEWRKVHLKDYLEMTQEFMQELGQF, from the exons ATGGCGTCGCCTCCTCCCGTGGCGGCTGCCGCGGGGCCTCACAGCGTCTTCGTGTACGGAACTCTGATAGCGGAGGAGGTGGTGCGGGTCCTCCTGGGCCGAGCACCGCCTTCCTCCCCCGCAATCCTCGCCGACCACCGCAGGTTCAGCATCAGGGGCCGCGTCTACCCGGCCATCCTCCCCGCCCGCGGCCACGCGGTGAGCGGAAAG GTTCTCAAGGAGCTCACCGACAGGGAACTCCATGTGTTCGACATGTTCGAGGACGAGGAGTATGTGAAGACAACCGTCGAGGTCTCACTGGCT GATGCACAGGAGAAATCAATCGCCTGCGCCTACATATGGGGCAACGAGCGTGATCCTGACCTCTACGGGGAATGGGATTTTGAG GAGTGGAGGAAGGTGCATTTGAAGGACTACCTTGAGATGACTCAGGAATTCATGCAGGAACTCGGGCAATTTTAA
- the LOC8062825 gene encoding auxin response factor 5 isoform X1 has product MKQSPASSGVAPAPVAAPAPDSTGAAACEGERKAPAINADLWYACAGPLVSLPPVGSLVVYFPQGHSEQVAASMQKDIDAHVPSYPNLPSKLICLLHSVTLHADPDTDEVYAQMTLQPVNTYGKEALQLSELALKHARPQMEFFCKTLTASDTSTHGGFSVPRRAAEKILPPLDFSMQPPAQELQARDIHDNVWTFRHIFRGQPKRHLLTTGWSLFVGGKRLFAGDSVIFVRDERQQLLLGIRRASRQPTNISSSVLSSDSMHIGVLAAAAHAAANNSPFTIFYNPRASPTEFVIPFAKYQKALYSNQISLGMRFRMMFETEELGMRRYMGTITGISDLDPVRWKNSQWRNLQVGWDESAAGERRNRVSMWEIEPIAAPFFICPQPFFGVKRPRQIDDESSEMENLFKRAMPWLGEEICIKDAQTQNTTMPGLSLVQWMNMNRQQSSTLANTGIQSEYLRSLSNPAMQNLGAAELARQLYVQNHLLQQNSVQLNASKLPQQMQPINELAKGSLSCNQLDTITNHQELKQEVGNQQRQQQHINQTIPLSQAQANLVQAQVIIQTQMQQQQQQQQQQPSPTRCQQGTSEQQLLLSQQHQDQNFQLQQQQQLLLQELQRQQQQNQQQLNKLPGQLVNLAGQQAQLSDQELQLQLLQKLQQQSLISQPAVTLSRLPLMQEQQKLLLDMQQLSSSHSLAQQRIMPQQDSKVSLQASQAPPTMKQEQQKLSQKQVALANVSDVAFQQISSTNVLSKAGSQLMIPGATQSVLTEEIPSCSTSPSTANNGNHLAHPTIGRNEHCKVNMEKVPQSSALMSIPTSSEAVTTPIMMKESSKLNHNLKENVITSKSPTVGTGHDNLLNIVPSTENLETASSATSLWPTQTDGLLHQGFPTSNLNQQQMFKDALADVEIQEVDPTNNAFFGINNDGPLSFPMETEGLLVSALNPVKCQTNLSTDVENNYRIQKDAQQEISTSMVSQSFGQSDIAFNSIDSAINDGAMLNRNSWPPAPPPQRMRTFTKVYKRGAVGRSIDIGRFSGYEELKHALARMFGIEGQLEDRQRIGWKLVYKDHEDDILLLGDDPWEEFVNCVKCIRILSPQEVQQMSLDGDLGNNVLSNQACSSSDGGNAWKPRCDQNPGNPSIGFYDQFE; this is encoded by the exons ATGAAGCAGTCCCCGGCGAGCTCTGGTGTCGCGCCCGCGCCCGTCGCTGCCCCCGCGCCCGACTCCACCGGCGCGGCGGCATGCGAAG GGGAGCGGAAGGCGCCGGCGATCAACGCCGACCTGTGGTACGCCTGCGCGGGCCCGCTCGTGTCGCTGCCGCCGGTGGGCAGCCTCGTCGTCTACTTCCCGCAGGGCCACAGCGAGCAG GTTGCAGCTTCTATGCAAAAGGACATTGATGCACATGTGCCAAGCTACCCAAATCTTCCCTCAAAGTTGATATGTCTTCTTCACAGTGTTACTTTGCAT GCGGACCCAGACACTGATGAGGTGTATGCACAGATGACTCTTCAGCCAGTGAACACA TATGGAAAAGAGGCTTTGCAGCTATCGGAGCTTGCACTAAAACATGCAAGGCCACAGATGGAGTTCTTCTGTAAGACACTTACTGCAAGTGATACAAGTACACATGGAGGCTTCTCTGTGCCTCGCCGTGCTGCAGAGAAGATATTACCTCCACTG GACTTCAGTATGCAGCCTCCGGCTCAAGAGCTTCAAGCCAGAGACATACATGACAACGTGTGGACATTTCGCCATATATTTCGAG GTCAGCCGAAAAGACATTTACTAACCACTGGGTGGAGTCTTTTCGTGGGCGGCAAGAGATTATTTGCTGGTGATTCTGTCATTTTTGTTAG GGATGAAAGGCAGCAACTTCTACTGGGAATAAGGCGGGCTAGCCGGCAGCCAACTAATATATCTTCTTCAGTACTTTCAAGTGACAGTATGCACATAGGGGTGCTTGCTGCAGCGGCCCATGCTGCTGCTAACAATAGCCCATTTACCATATTTTACAACCCTAG GGCTAGCCCTACTGAGTTTGTTATCCCATTTGCCAAATACCAGAAGGCACTGTATAGTAACCAAATATCTTTAGGAATGCGATTCCGGATGATGTTTGAGACTGAGGAATTAGGGATGAGAAG GTACATGGGCACGATAACTGGGATAAGTGACCTAGATCCTGTAAGATGGAAAAACTCCCAGTGGCGAAACTTACAG GTTGGTTGGGATGAGTCTGCAGCGGGTGAAAGACGAAACAGAGTTTCAATGTGGGAGATTGAACCAATTgctgctcctttcttcatatGCCCCCAGCCTTTCTTTGGCGTAAAGCGCCCTAGGCAAATAG ATGATGAGTCATCAGAGATGGAAAACCTTttcaagagggcaatgccttgGCTTGGTGAGGAGATATGCATAAAGGATGCTCAGACCCAGAACACCACAATGCCTGGTCTGAGCTTGGTTCAATGGATGAACATGAACAGGCAGCAGAGCTCCACATTAGCTAATACAGGCATACAGTCGGAGTATCTGCGATCTCTAAGTAACCCTGCCATGCAAAACCTTGGTGCCGCTGAGCTTGCAAGGCAGTTATATGTTCAGAACCATCTCCTGCAACAAAACAGTGTACAGCTTAATGCTTCCAAGCTccctcagcaaatgcaacctATAAATGAGCTTGCCAAGGGATCGTTGTCTTGTAATCAACTTGACACCATCACCAATCATCAAGAACTGAAGCAAGAAGTTGGCAACCAGCAGAGGCAACAGCAGCACATTAACCAAACAATTCCTTTAAGCCAGGCTCAAGCCAATCTTGTCCAGGCCCAGGTAATTATCCAGACTcagatgcagcagcagcagcaacaacaacaacaacaaccgtCTCCAACTAGGTGCCAGCAGGGAACCAGTGAGCAACAGCTGCTTCTTTCACAGCAACATCAGGACCAGAATTTTCAactgcagcaacagcagcagctattacTTCAGGAActgcagcggcagcagcagcagaatcAGCAGCAGCTAAACAAGTTGCCAGGTCAACTTGTGAATCTGGCTGGTCAACAGGCTCAATTGTCTGACCAGGAACTTCAGTTGCAGCTATTACAGAAACTACAGCAGCAGTCACTTATATCACAGCCAGCAGTTACACTCTCACGATTACCACTAATGCAGGAACAGCAGAAGTTACTTTTGGACATGCAGCAGCTATCGAGTTCTCATTCACTTGCGCAGCAGCGGATCATGCCTCAGCAAGATAGCAAAGTTTCACTGCAAGCATCACAGGCGCCACCAACAATGAAGCAAGAACAGCAGAAGCTTTCACAGAAACAAGTCGCACTTGCAAATGTgtcagatgttgcctttcaacAGATCTCATCAACCAACGTTCTGTCCAAAGCCGGAAGCCAACTGATGATTCCAGGTGCTACACAATCTGTACTAACTGAGGAAATCCCTTCTTGCTCAACATCACCTTCTACAGCCAACAACGGAAATCATTTGGCACACCCAACTATTGGCAGGAACGAGCATTGCAAGGTCAACATGGAGAAGGTGCCTCAATCGTCTGCTCTGATGTCAATTCCAACATCTAGTGAAGCTGTAACAACTCCAATAATGATGAAGGAATCGTCGAAGTTGAACCATAATCTGAAGGAGAATGTAATCACCTCAAAGTCACCCACTGTTGGGACTGGACATGACAATCTTTTGAACATTGTACCATCAACAGAAAACCTGGAAACAGCTTCATCAGCAACTTCGTTATGGCCTACCCAAACAGATGGACTTTTGCATCAAGGATTCCCCACTTCTAACTTGAACCAGCAACAAATGTTCAAAGATGCACTTGCAGATGTGGAAATTCAAGAAGTGGATCCAACTAACAATGCTTTCTTTGGGATCAACAATGATGGTCCATTGAGCTTTCCTATGGAAACAGAAGGCTTGTTGGTAAGTGCACTTAATCCTGTGAAGTGTCAGACTAATTTGTCAACTGATGTTGAGAACAATTACCGAATACAAAAGGATGCCCAACAAGAGATCTCAACCTCCATGGTTTCACAGTCATTTGGTCAGTCTGATATAGCTTTTAACTCAATTGATTCTGCAATCAACGATGGTGCCATGTTGAACAGAAATTCTTGGCCCCCTGCACCTCCACCACAGAGAATGCGGACATTCACAAAG GTCTACAAGCGTGGAGCTGTAGGCCGGTCCATTGACATAGGTAGGTTCTCTGGATATGAAGAATTGAAGCATGCTTTGGCCCGCATGTTTGGTATAGAGGGCCAACTTGAGGACCGACAGCGAATAGGCTGGAAGTTAGTCTACAAGGATCATGAGGATGACATCCTACTTCTCGGTGATGACCCATGGGA GGAGTTTGTGAATTGTGTGAAGTGCATTAGGATCCTATCCCCCCAAGAAGTGCAACAGATGAGCTTAGACGGTGATTTGGGGAACAATGTCCTCTCCAACCAGGCTTGCAGCAGCTCAGATGGTGGGAATGCCTGGAAGCCTCGCTGTGACCAGAACCCTGGTAACCCTTCGATCGGCTTCTACGATCAATTTGAATGA
- the LOC8062825 gene encoding auxin response factor 5 isoform X2, with product MKQSPASSGVAPAPVAAPAPDSTGAAACEGERKAPAINADLWYACAGPLVSLPPVGSLVVYFPQGHSEQVAASMQKDIDAHVPSYPNLPSKLICLLHSVTLHADPDTDEVYAQMTLQPVNTYGKEALQLSELALKHARPQMEFFCKTLTASDTSTHGGFSVPRRAAEKILPPLDFSMQPPAQELQARDIHDNVWTFRHIFRGQPKRHLLTTGWSLFVGGKRLFAGDSVIFVRDERQQLLLGIRRASRQPTNISSSVLSSDSMHIGVLAAAAHAAANNSPFTIFYNPRASPTEFVIPFAKYQKALYSNQISLGMRFRMMFETEELGMRRYMGTITGISDLDPVRWKNSQWRNLQVGWDESAAGERRNRVSMWEIEPIAAPFFICPQPFFGVKRPRQIDDESSEMENLFKRAMPWLGEEICIKDAQTQNTTMPGLSLVQWMNMNRQQSSTLANTGIQSEYLRSLSNPAMQNLGAAELARQLYVQNHLLQQNSVQLNASKLPQQMQPINELAKGSLSCNQLDTITNHQELKQEVGNQQRQQQHINQTIPLSQAQANLVQAQVIIQTQMQQQQQQQQQQPSPTRCQQGTSEQQLLLSQQHQDQNFQLQQQQQLLLQELQRQQQQNQQQLNKLPGQLVNLAGQQAQLSDQELQLQLLQKLQQQSLISQPAVTLSRLPLMQEQQKLLLDMQQLSSSHSLAQQRIMPQQDSKVSLQASQAPPTMKQEQQKLSQKQVALANVSDVAFQQISSTNVLSKAGSQLMIPGATQSVLTEEIPSCSTSPSTANNGNHLAHPTIGRNEHCKVNMEKVPQSSALMSIPTSSEAVTTPIMMKESSKLNHNLKENVITSKSPTVGTGHDNLLNIVPSTENLETASSATSLWPTQTDGLLHQGFPTSNLNQQQMFKDALADVEIQEVDPTNNAFFGINNDGPLSFPMETEGLLVSALNPVKCQTNLSTDVENNYRIQKDAQQEISTSMVSQSFGQSDIAFNSIDSAINDGAMLNRNSWPPAPPPQRMRTFTKVYLCLLGCMVDEVVTYSFKSLSRTGHLAIGLQAWSCRPVH from the exons ATGAAGCAGTCCCCGGCGAGCTCTGGTGTCGCGCCCGCGCCCGTCGCTGCCCCCGCGCCCGACTCCACCGGCGCGGCGGCATGCGAAG GGGAGCGGAAGGCGCCGGCGATCAACGCCGACCTGTGGTACGCCTGCGCGGGCCCGCTCGTGTCGCTGCCGCCGGTGGGCAGCCTCGTCGTCTACTTCCCGCAGGGCCACAGCGAGCAG GTTGCAGCTTCTATGCAAAAGGACATTGATGCACATGTGCCAAGCTACCCAAATCTTCCCTCAAAGTTGATATGTCTTCTTCACAGTGTTACTTTGCAT GCGGACCCAGACACTGATGAGGTGTATGCACAGATGACTCTTCAGCCAGTGAACACA TATGGAAAAGAGGCTTTGCAGCTATCGGAGCTTGCACTAAAACATGCAAGGCCACAGATGGAGTTCTTCTGTAAGACACTTACTGCAAGTGATACAAGTACACATGGAGGCTTCTCTGTGCCTCGCCGTGCTGCAGAGAAGATATTACCTCCACTG GACTTCAGTATGCAGCCTCCGGCTCAAGAGCTTCAAGCCAGAGACATACATGACAACGTGTGGACATTTCGCCATATATTTCGAG GTCAGCCGAAAAGACATTTACTAACCACTGGGTGGAGTCTTTTCGTGGGCGGCAAGAGATTATTTGCTGGTGATTCTGTCATTTTTGTTAG GGATGAAAGGCAGCAACTTCTACTGGGAATAAGGCGGGCTAGCCGGCAGCCAACTAATATATCTTCTTCAGTACTTTCAAGTGACAGTATGCACATAGGGGTGCTTGCTGCAGCGGCCCATGCTGCTGCTAACAATAGCCCATTTACCATATTTTACAACCCTAG GGCTAGCCCTACTGAGTTTGTTATCCCATTTGCCAAATACCAGAAGGCACTGTATAGTAACCAAATATCTTTAGGAATGCGATTCCGGATGATGTTTGAGACTGAGGAATTAGGGATGAGAAG GTACATGGGCACGATAACTGGGATAAGTGACCTAGATCCTGTAAGATGGAAAAACTCCCAGTGGCGAAACTTACAG GTTGGTTGGGATGAGTCTGCAGCGGGTGAAAGACGAAACAGAGTTTCAATGTGGGAGATTGAACCAATTgctgctcctttcttcatatGCCCCCAGCCTTTCTTTGGCGTAAAGCGCCCTAGGCAAATAG ATGATGAGTCATCAGAGATGGAAAACCTTttcaagagggcaatgccttgGCTTGGTGAGGAGATATGCATAAAGGATGCTCAGACCCAGAACACCACAATGCCTGGTCTGAGCTTGGTTCAATGGATGAACATGAACAGGCAGCAGAGCTCCACATTAGCTAATACAGGCATACAGTCGGAGTATCTGCGATCTCTAAGTAACCCTGCCATGCAAAACCTTGGTGCCGCTGAGCTTGCAAGGCAGTTATATGTTCAGAACCATCTCCTGCAACAAAACAGTGTACAGCTTAATGCTTCCAAGCTccctcagcaaatgcaacctATAAATGAGCTTGCCAAGGGATCGTTGTCTTGTAATCAACTTGACACCATCACCAATCATCAAGAACTGAAGCAAGAAGTTGGCAACCAGCAGAGGCAACAGCAGCACATTAACCAAACAATTCCTTTAAGCCAGGCTCAAGCCAATCTTGTCCAGGCCCAGGTAATTATCCAGACTcagatgcagcagcagcagcaacaacaacaacaacaaccgtCTCCAACTAGGTGCCAGCAGGGAACCAGTGAGCAACAGCTGCTTCTTTCACAGCAACATCAGGACCAGAATTTTCAactgcagcaacagcagcagctattacTTCAGGAActgcagcggcagcagcagcagaatcAGCAGCAGCTAAACAAGTTGCCAGGTCAACTTGTGAATCTGGCTGGTCAACAGGCTCAATTGTCTGACCAGGAACTTCAGTTGCAGCTATTACAGAAACTACAGCAGCAGTCACTTATATCACAGCCAGCAGTTACACTCTCACGATTACCACTAATGCAGGAACAGCAGAAGTTACTTTTGGACATGCAGCAGCTATCGAGTTCTCATTCACTTGCGCAGCAGCGGATCATGCCTCAGCAAGATAGCAAAGTTTCACTGCAAGCATCACAGGCGCCACCAACAATGAAGCAAGAACAGCAGAAGCTTTCACAGAAACAAGTCGCACTTGCAAATGTgtcagatgttgcctttcaacAGATCTCATCAACCAACGTTCTGTCCAAAGCCGGAAGCCAACTGATGATTCCAGGTGCTACACAATCTGTACTAACTGAGGAAATCCCTTCTTGCTCAACATCACCTTCTACAGCCAACAACGGAAATCATTTGGCACACCCAACTATTGGCAGGAACGAGCATTGCAAGGTCAACATGGAGAAGGTGCCTCAATCGTCTGCTCTGATGTCAATTCCAACATCTAGTGAAGCTGTAACAACTCCAATAATGATGAAGGAATCGTCGAAGTTGAACCATAATCTGAAGGAGAATGTAATCACCTCAAAGTCACCCACTGTTGGGACTGGACATGACAATCTTTTGAACATTGTACCATCAACAGAAAACCTGGAAACAGCTTCATCAGCAACTTCGTTATGGCCTACCCAAACAGATGGACTTTTGCATCAAGGATTCCCCACTTCTAACTTGAACCAGCAACAAATGTTCAAAGATGCACTTGCAGATGTGGAAATTCAAGAAGTGGATCCAACTAACAATGCTTTCTTTGGGATCAACAATGATGGTCCATTGAGCTTTCCTATGGAAACAGAAGGCTTGTTGGTAAGTGCACTTAATCCTGTGAAGTGTCAGACTAATTTGTCAACTGATGTTGAGAACAATTACCGAATACAAAAGGATGCCCAACAAGAGATCTCAACCTCCATGGTTTCACAGTCATTTGGTCAGTCTGATATAGCTTTTAACTCAATTGATTCTGCAATCAACGATGGTGCCATGTTGAACAGAAATTCTTGGCCCCCTGCACCTCCACCACAGAGAATGCGGACATTCACAAAG GTGTATTTATGCTTGCTTGGATGTATGGTTGATGAGGTGGTCACATATAGCTTTAAAAGCTTGTCAAGGACTGGACACTTGGCAATTG GTCTACAAGCGTGGAGCTGTAGGCCGGTCCATTGA